The DNA region CTAATAAGCATGATGTATAGTGAAACTTTAGCATACAACAGTCCTCTTTATGGAAGAAGAACTGCTCAAATCAAACTTCAAGAGATAGAATTTTCATATTATAATGAATTTTACAAAGGGTTGAGTAATATCGAATTGATAGAGCATTTCAGTGTTACTGGTGGAATTCCAAAATATATCGAATTATTTAATCAAAATAAGAATTTATATAAATCGATTAAAACAGAAATTCTAAATAAAAACAAATTTCTGTATTTAGAACCAAGATTCTTATTACATGAAGAAGTAAATGATGTCTCGACATATTTTTCAATTCTATCTGTCATTGCTGCAGGAAATCATAAATTAAATAACATAACCAGCAGGTTAGGAGTTCAGGCAAGTAGCATAACATCTTTTCTAAAGAAATTGATAGATTTGGATATTATTGATAAACAAGTTCCCATAACTGAAACAAATCCTTCTAAAAGCAAAAAAGGTCTTTATTTTATTAAGGACAATTTTTTAAGGTTTTGGTTTTGTTTTGTCTTTCCATATCAAAGTTACTTAGAAATTAGTAATACTGATTATGTTGAAGATAAAATTAAAAGTGAATTAAAATATCTTGTAGCAAATGTTTTTGAATCTCTTTCAAGGCAATTCATGTTTAAATTCAAATTTCCGTTTGTAATTGAAAAATGCGGAAGATGGTGGGATAAAAATAATGAAATTGATATTGTTGGGATTGGGGATGATAATATCATTTTCGGAGAATGCAAATGGTCTGGGAAACATGTTGGAATGAGTGTTTTAAATGAATTACAAACGAAAAGTAAAAATGTTAAGTGGAAAGCAAAAAATAGGAATGAGTATTTTATTTTATTCTCTAAATCTGGATTTAGCAATGAACTTATTCAATATGAAAAGAAAACTGATAATGTATTTATAATTGATGTGGATAATTTTTTTAATTGTATCTAATCCGCAGCTCCACAGCCAGACAAGAAGAATAGCATGAAGAGAGCGACAGGCT from Candidatus Cloacimonadota bacterium includes:
- a CDS encoding ATP-binding protein, with translation LISMMYSETLAYNSPLYGRRTAQIKLQEIEFSYYNEFYKGLSNIELIEHFSVTGGIPKYIELFNQNKNLYKSIKTEILNKNKFLYLEPRFLLHEEVNDVSTYFSILSVIAAGNHKLNNITSRLGVQASSITSFLKKLIDLDIIDKQVPITETNPSKSKKGLYFIKDNFLRFWFCFVFPYQSYLEISNTDYVEDKIKSELKYLVANVFESLSRQFMFKFKFPFVIEKCGRWWDKNNEIDIVGIGDDNIIFGECKWSGKHVGMSVLNELQTKSKNVKWKAKNRNEYFILFSKSGFSNELIQYEKKTDNVFIIDVDNFFNCI